GACGACTACGCGACCTCGCCGCTGTACAACGATGATGAACGGGCCGCGATCGCCTACGCCGATGCGATGACCACCGATCCGCATTCGGTCACCGACGAACAGGTCGCGGATCTGCAGCACCGGTTCGGCGACGCCGGGGTGATCGAGCTGACCTACCAGATCGGTGTGGAGAACATGCGATCCCGGATGTACTCAGCGCTGGGCATCACCGAGCAGGGGTTCAACTCCGGGGATGCCTGCCGGGTGCCGTGGGCCGACACGGCTGACGGTTGACGCCGCGAGCCTGTAGTTGGCGTGCGAAAGTGCGAGTAACGGCCGCGGTAACAACAGGCTCGAGGCCTGGCTGCCACCGGTTGCCTGTGGGGTTTTCCGCGCAGGGCGCTGGGGATTGAACGTGACCAGCAGGATCTGCCGAGACTTGTCGAAGCCGGTGAAATCCGTGCCGGTGGGTTTGCCGACGTCAAAGGCATCGCGGTGGCGCATCTTGTCCATCACGCGAAACATCAACGCGCCCGTTTTCTTTGAGATGCTATTGGCCGCGTTCGTCCTCCGATCGACTGGCGGGACGCAGTGGGGAACCGGTGAACTTGTCCGGGTTGGCGATGTCCCAGATGGCAACGACCCGGCCGTCGCGCACCGTCATCGCGGTGACCCGCGGCATCAGCTCGGAGAACCCGTCGGAGCCGGGCGCGCCCGGGGTGTAGGCGCCGAGTTCGCCGTTGACCAGCGCCAGCTGGTTCGCGGCGATCAGGGTCGGGCCGTAGCGGCGCGCCAGGCCGAGCAGGAAGCGAGCCACTTTCTCCGGCCCGCGGATGACCCGCGGGGCGGTGGGCGCCCGGCGATTCGCGTCGCCGGTGAACGTCACGTCGGGGTGCAGCAGCGCCACCACGGCCGCCAGGTCACCCGCAGCCATCGCGGCCATCAGCGACCCGACCGCCTCATCGTGACGTGGATCGGGCTGCGGCGGCGGATCAGCGGTGACGGCCTTGCGGGCACGCGAGGCCAGCTGGCGAGCCGCAGCTTCGGTGGTGTTCAGCACGTCGGCCACCTCGCCGAATGGCACCGCGAACCCGTCGTGCAGCACGAAGGCCACCCGCTGATCGGGAGTCAGCCGCTCCAGCACCACCATCGCGGCGAACCTGGCGTCTTCACCGGCCACCACCGCCGACAACGGATCCGCGTCGTCACCGGTCACCACCGGCTCGGGCAGCCACTCGCCGACATAGGTCTCGCGGCGCCGCGGCGCCGAACGCAGCCGGTCCAGGCCGAGCCGACTCACCACCGTGGTCAACCAGGCCCGCGGGTCGTTGATGTGGTCACGCTCGGCGGCGTCGAAGCGCAGCCAGGCGTCCTGCACGATGTCCTCGGCGTCAGCGAACATGCCGGTGAGTCGGTAGGCCACCGCCAGCAGGTGCGGCCGCAACGCCTCGAAGTCCTCCACCGACGCCGTCATCGCCACCAGCCTAGGCCCGGATGCGCGCCCCCAGCAGCGTCGTCCATTCCGCGAGGTAGTCCTCGTCGGGCAGCGGCGCCCCGCTGGCCTGATACAGCATCCGCCCGG
The window above is part of the Mycolicibacter sp. MU0102 genome. Proteins encoded here:
- a CDS encoding sigma-70 family RNA polymerase sigma factor gives rise to the protein MTASVEDFEALRPHLLAVAYRLTGMFADAEDIVQDAWLRFDAAERDHINDPRAWLTTVVSRLGLDRLRSAPRRRETYVGEWLPEPVVTGDDADPLSAVVAGEDARFAAMVVLERLTPDQRVAFVLHDGFAVPFGEVADVLNTTEAAARQLASRARKAVTADPPPQPDPRHDEAVGSLMAAMAAGDLAAVVALLHPDVTFTGDANRRAPTAPRVIRGPEKVARFLLGLARRYGPTLIAANQLALVNGELGAYTPGAPGSDGFSELMPRVTAMTVRDGRVVAIWDIANPDKFTGSPLRPASRSEDERGQ